Proteins encoded by one window of Streptomyces sp. NBC_01477:
- a CDS encoding snapalysin family zinc-dependent metalloprotease, which produces MIKRIVAVAALIPAMLGATSGVASAQSAPKATAAVVTLTYDASQAGQWAAAITQGVQNWNSALHNVHLQPASSPGSADYVYKATSGWPQTTLGPIFPGGRGQVQLGQEAVTEGYDKTRIAAHETGHILGLLDHYSGPCSELMSGHGPGTACTSAKPNAAEAAQVDRNYAGRTAAARPAHQQIVIDIWSAPALTRSH; this is translated from the coding sequence ATGATCAAGCGAATAGTCGCCGTGGCGGCGCTGATCCCGGCCATGCTCGGCGCTACATCCGGTGTCGCGTCGGCGCAGTCCGCGCCGAAGGCGACCGCAGCGGTGGTCACCCTGACCTACGACGCCAGTCAAGCGGGACAGTGGGCGGCCGCGATCACGCAAGGCGTGCAGAACTGGAACAGCGCCCTGCACAACGTGCACCTCCAGCCGGCGAGTTCGCCGGGCTCGGCCGATTACGTCTACAAGGCGACCAGCGGCTGGCCCCAGACGACGCTGGGGCCGATCTTCCCGGGCGGCAGGGGCCAGGTGCAGCTGGGCCAGGAAGCGGTCACCGAGGGATACGACAAGACCCGGATCGCGGCGCACGAGACCGGACACATCCTCGGGCTGCTCGACCACTACAGCGGCCCGTGCTCGGAGCTGATGTCCGGCCACGGCCCCGGCACGGCGTGCACCTCCGCCAAGCCGAACGCGGCCGAAGCGGCGCAGGTCGACCGCAACTACGCGGGCCGCACGGCGGCGGCACGCCCGGCCCACCAGCAGATCGTGATCGACATCTGGTCCGCCCCGGCCCTCACCCGCTCGCACTGA
- a CDS encoding class I SAM-dependent methyltransferase — MADRDDERGRRARVFGTVAQEYARLRPTPCAAAVDWLLPDGCRRVLDLAAGAGTLTTLLAERVPEVTAVEPDERMRAVLAARCPAATVLDGTAEALPLPDGRLDAVVVSSAWHWFDPARAVPEIGRVLRPGGRLSVVWNSLDTTVPWVAEWYAFLRPGRTGAAREEPAHRRTARSAQLRSDLSGPGSPFGEPGESAFACTRRTTPADAAALLGTYSRVIMLPAAERQQLLARAEAMLRERLGVAGDVEVELPFRSLCWYATRSADV; from the coding sequence ATGGCTGATCGAGACGACGAACGGGGCCGCAGGGCCAGGGTGTTCGGTACGGTCGCGCAGGAGTACGCGCGGTTGCGGCCGACGCCGTGCGCGGCGGCGGTCGACTGGCTCCTGCCCGACGGGTGCCGCCGCGTGCTCGACCTGGCGGCCGGAGCGGGCACCCTGACCACGCTGCTGGCCGAACGGGTTCCCGAGGTGACCGCGGTGGAGCCCGACGAACGGATGCGGGCCGTCCTCGCGGCCCGGTGCCCCGCCGCCACGGTCCTGGACGGCACCGCGGAGGCCCTGCCGCTGCCCGACGGCCGGCTCGACGCGGTGGTCGTCTCCTCCGCCTGGCACTGGTTCGACCCCGCGCGGGCCGTTCCCGAGATCGGACGCGTGCTGCGCCCCGGCGGCCGGCTGAGCGTGGTCTGGAACAGCCTGGACACCACCGTGCCCTGGGTGGCGGAGTGGTACGCCTTCCTCCGGCCCGGCCGGACCGGCGCCGCACGGGAGGAACCCGCGCACCGCCGTACCGCGCGCAGCGCGCAACTGCGAAGCGATCTGAGCGGCCCCGGCTCGCCGTTCGGCGAACCCGGGGAAAGCGCCTTCGCCTGCACCCGGCGCACCACACCGGCTGACGCTGCCGCGCTCCTCGGCACGTACAGCCGCGTCATCATGCTGCCCGCAGCGGAGCGACAGCAGTTGCTGGCCAGGGCCGAGGCGATGCTACGGGAGCGGCTGGGGGTCGCCGGCGACGTGGAAGTCGAGCTGCCGTTCCGCTCGTTGTGCTGGTACGCCACACGCTCGGCCGACGTCTAG
- a CDS encoding DUF4240 domain-containing protein: protein METDDFWHLIETARSRSSTEGGAFDQALVDLLAARSTREVLAYQERFDEVHGALYRWDVWAAAYLIGGGCSDDSFTDFRAGVIAEGRTWYERVAAAPDSLAGHPLVAAAARAGEDYVLFYELVNYAAAEAYERLTGDEDDFHEAWDQYNREARPRETAATDIGAGMDMGDDFDFHDAGQMHRRLPRLAALYLPDASP, encoded by the coding sequence ATGGAGACGGACGACTTCTGGCATCTCATCGAGACCGCGCGCTCGCGCAGCAGCACGGAGGGCGGCGCCTTCGACCAGGCGCTGGTCGATCTGCTGGCGGCCCGCTCGACGCGGGAAGTGCTCGCATACCAGGAGCGCTTCGACGAAGTGCACGGCGCCCTGTACCGCTGGGACGTCTGGGCGGCGGCCTACCTCATCGGCGGCGGCTGCTCGGACGACAGCTTCACGGACTTCCGCGCGGGCGTCATCGCCGAAGGGCGTACGTGGTACGAGCGCGTCGCCGCCGCCCCCGACAGCCTCGCCGGGCACCCCCTCGTCGCCGCCGCGGCACGGGCGGGCGAGGACTACGTCCTGTTCTACGAGTTGGTGAACTACGCCGCCGCCGAGGCGTACGAGCGGCTCACCGGTGACGAGGACGACTTCCACGAGGCCTGGGACCAGTACAACCGGGAGGCCCGGCCTCGCGAGACGGCCGCGACGGACATCGGGGCCGGGATGGACATGGGCGACGACTTCGACTTCCACGACGCCGGACAGATGCACCGCCGGCTGCCGCGGCTCGCCGCGCTCTACCTCCCGGACGCCTCACCGTGA
- a CDS encoding GNAT family N-acetyltransferase, which produces MSSTASPFPERMELTGEGLVLRDWTEADLAAMPDLFDHPDIAHWTPIVSPFDEAAARTRLDRARQLRAEGTAILLAITVDGRAPLGEVMLRRAPEGTELGYAVGPAHRGQALAARAVRVMAAYAFEQLGADHVILELEPENTASAAVATKAGFTPLDVPLIKGEDKGRPYALQTWGLNPR; this is translated from the coding sequence ATGAGCAGCACCGCGTCGCCCTTTCCCGAGCGGATGGAGCTGACGGGGGAAGGCCTGGTCCTGCGCGACTGGACGGAAGCCGACCTCGCCGCGATGCCGGATCTGTTCGACCACCCCGACATCGCGCACTGGACACCGATCGTCTCCCCCTTCGACGAGGCCGCCGCCCGCACCCGCCTGGACCGGGCCAGGCAACTGCGGGCGGAGGGCACGGCCATCCTGCTCGCCATCACCGTCGACGGCCGCGCGCCCCTCGGCGAGGTGATGCTGCGACGCGCCCCCGAGGGCACGGAACTCGGCTACGCGGTCGGCCCGGCCCACCGCGGCCAGGCACTGGCGGCCCGGGCGGTGCGCGTGATGGCCGCGTACGCCTTCGAACAGCTGGGCGCGGACCACGTCATCCTGGAGCTGGAGCCCGAGAACACCGCCAGCGCGGCCGTCGCCACCAAGGCCGGCTTCACTCCCCTCGACGTGCCCCTGATCAAGGGCGAGGACAAAGGCCGCCCCTACGCCCTCCAGACATGGGGCCTGAATCCCCGCTGA
- a CDS encoding MFS transporter produces MSALIASGGPNTHKRGILLVLCGAIFLEGIDVAMLNVALPSIRADLGLSTGELQWVMSAYVLGYGGFMLLGGRAADLFGRRRMFVLWLTVFLLFSGLGGLATEGWTLIAARFITGVAAAFMTPAGLSIITTGFAEGPERNRALLIYSGTSAGGFTVGLVAGGLLTAVGWRWVFFAPLVVSFLILLAALVYVPASERPDRSGQRVDAAGALTVTGALVLIVLGVERAGHTELPVTAGTLLAGLALLPAFVRIERRCAAPLVNLHIFRNRTLVRANLSATLFSAGFFGFQFLLVLYLQELRGWSTLRTSFAMLVIGIDAVLSPTLTPRLVSRFGNARVIFGGLLLAVLSYALFLPVEADWSYAAMFPSLITLGLAFSLAYGPLTIVATQGVPEEEQGLAGALLYTAFQFGAALGLSAVAAVTTSAPATQSPPDVYRAGFLVPLAAAALAAAITAFSLRSPTLHEVPVAG; encoded by the coding sequence ATGAGTGCCTTGATCGCTTCGGGCGGGCCGAACACGCATAAACGGGGCATCCTGCTCGTACTGTGCGGCGCGATCTTCCTCGAAGGGATCGATGTGGCCATGCTCAATGTGGCCCTCCCGTCGATCCGCGCCGATCTCGGCCTGTCCACGGGCGAGTTGCAGTGGGTCATGAGCGCGTACGTCCTCGGCTACGGCGGTTTCATGCTCCTCGGCGGACGGGCGGCCGACCTGTTCGGCCGCCGCCGGATGTTCGTCCTGTGGCTCACCGTCTTCCTGCTGTTCTCCGGGCTCGGCGGCCTGGCCACCGAGGGGTGGACGCTGATCGCCGCCCGCTTCATCACCGGTGTGGCCGCGGCCTTCATGACGCCGGCGGGCCTGTCCATCATCACCACCGGCTTCGCCGAGGGGCCGGAGCGCAACAGGGCGCTGCTCATCTACTCGGGCACCTCCGCGGGCGGCTTCACGGTCGGCCTGGTCGCCGGCGGCCTGCTCACGGCGGTCGGCTGGCGATGGGTCTTCTTCGCCCCGCTCGTGGTGTCCTTCCTCATCCTCCTCGCGGCCCTGGTGTACGTCCCCGCGTCGGAGCGGCCCGACCGGTCGGGTCAGCGCGTCGACGCCGCGGGCGCGCTCACCGTGACCGGCGCGCTGGTGCTGATCGTGCTGGGCGTCGAGCGCGCGGGCCATACCGAACTCCCGGTCACCGCAGGCACGTTGCTGGCCGGGCTGGCCCTGCTGCCGGCCTTCGTCCGTATCGAACGCCGCTGCGCCGCGCCCCTGGTGAACCTGCACATCTTCCGCAACCGCACCCTGGTGCGGGCGAACCTCTCGGCGACGCTGTTCTCCGCGGGATTCTTCGGCTTCCAGTTCCTCCTGGTGCTCTACCTCCAGGAGCTGCGCGGCTGGTCGACGCTGCGGACCAGCTTCGCGATGCTGGTCATCGGCATCGACGCGGTGCTGTCGCCGACCCTCACCCCGCGGCTGGTCAGCCGGTTCGGCAACGCCAGGGTGATCTTCGGCGGCCTCCTGCTCGCGGTGCTCTCGTACGCGCTGTTCCTCCCGGTGGAGGCGGACTGGAGCTACGCGGCGATGTTCCCCAGCCTGATCACCCTCGGCCTGGCCTTCTCCCTGGCGTACGGCCCGCTCACCATCGTGGCGACGCAGGGCGTCCCGGAGGAGGAACAGGGCCTCGCGGGCGCCCTGCTCTACACGGCCTTCCAGTTCGGCGCCGCCCTCGGCCTGTCCGCGGTGGCCGCCGTCACGACCTCCGCCCCAGCCACGCAGTCCCCTCCGGACGTCTACCGCGCCGGCTTCCTGGTCCCCCTGGCGGCAGCCGCGCTGGCCGCCGCGATCACCGCTTTCAGCCTCCGCTCCCCCACGCTCCACGAGGTCCCCGTCGCCGGCTGA
- a CDS encoding LysR family transcriptional regulator: MDHSELDCFLVLAEELHFGRTATRLHLSRARVSQLIQKLERRVGAPLFTRTSRQVALTALGGRLRDDLAPHHRGIRDALARATASARGIDGVLHIGFSTPLAGEIVMRTTERLRGSHPELAVSVCEVPLCDPYGMLRSGAFDLQLTEYPAHEADLVRGPVLLAENRVLAVATGHPLAGRRTVTLEDLAGVPLLTIDGGIPESWREHQLPLRTPSGRPIGQGPSVASFQEALALVAGGQGALLAGAHTTLYHARPGVAYVPLVGDRPLGYGLMWRSGAGNRAIELFGRVAREIARDMAPGDPRRASPG; the protein is encoded by the coding sequence GTGGACCACAGCGAGCTCGACTGCTTTCTCGTACTCGCCGAAGAACTGCACTTCGGCCGTACCGCCACCCGCCTGCACCTTTCCCGCGCCCGGGTCAGCCAGCTCATCCAGAAGCTGGAACGCCGCGTCGGGGCGCCGCTGTTCACGCGCACCAGCCGGCAGGTGGCGCTCACCGCCCTCGGCGGTCGGCTGCGGGACGACCTCGCACCGCACCACCGCGGCATCAGGGACGCCCTGGCGCGGGCCACCGCGTCGGCGCGCGGCATCGACGGGGTCCTGCACATCGGCTTCTCCACCCCCCTGGCCGGCGAGATCGTGATGCGGACGACCGAGCGGCTGCGCGGAAGCCATCCCGAACTCGCCGTCTCCGTATGCGAGGTGCCGCTCTGCGACCCGTACGGGATGCTGCGCAGCGGTGCCTTCGACCTTCAGCTGACCGAATACCCCGCACACGAGGCCGACTTGGTCCGCGGTCCCGTGCTCCTCGCCGAGAACCGGGTGCTGGCCGTGGCCACCGGGCATCCGCTGGCCGGGCGCCGCACGGTGACGCTGGAGGACCTGGCCGGTGTGCCGCTGCTGACGATCGACGGCGGCATTCCCGAGTCCTGGCGGGAGCACCAGTTGCCGCTGCGGACGCCCAGCGGCCGGCCGATCGGGCAGGGGCCGTCCGTCGCCAGCTTCCAGGAGGCGCTGGCACTCGTCGCCGGCGGCCAGGGAGCCTTGCTGGCGGGCGCCCACACCACCCTCTACCACGCCCGTCCCGGCGTCGCCTACGTCCCGCTGGTGGGGGACAGACCCCTCGGGTACGGCTTGATGTGGCGGTCCGGCGCCGGCAACCGGGCGATCGAGCTGTTCGGCCGCGTCGCCCGCGAGATCGCCCGGGACATGGCCCCGGGCGATCCCCGCAGGGCGTCCCCCGGCTGA